ggaataaagacacagacctactagagaatggacttgaggttacggggagggggaatggtaagctgggacaaagtgagagagtggcatggacatatatacactaccaaacataaaatacatagctagtgggaagcagctgcacagcacagggagagcagttcggtgctctgtgaccacctagaggggtgggatagggagggtgggagggagatgcaagagtgaagagatatggggacatatgtatatgtataactgattcactttgttataaagcagaaactaacacaccattgtaaagcaattatactccaataaagatgttaaaaaaaagttacatactgtgtggttccatttataagacattctggaaaaggtaaaaatataggTACCCAGAatatatcagtggttgccaggtaTTAGGGGTGGGGGAATATACTGAATAGAAAGGGGATGCACGAGGGGATTCCTTGAGGTGTTGTAATTGTTTTGCATACTGTTTGTggtcataaatataaaaatatgcatgtgaaaaaaaataatagaagtgtGTACATACCAAAAATAGTGAACTGGAGTAGTAACACCaggaagatggtggaatagaGTTTCCGGCACTTGTCCTCTCATTGAAACATCAATCTGAACAACCATCCACACATGAAAATGCCTTCTCATGATCTAATACAGCACTTGAGTGGAGCACAGAAATGAAAGATATGTTGAAGAGGATAAAAAGGACAATTTTATACTACCTGCATTACCCTTTCCCCAAGCCTGTGCAATGAAGTGTGGAGAGATACACCCTTTGCATGGGGGGAAGAAGAGTGAAGTGAGCATCCAACTTTGCCATAGACCCAAGCACCAGCCTCCTCCAGTGAATCCAGGCTCCAGGAAGCCCCTACAGGTAAACCATGACTCAGAATCCAGGCCTGCCCCTGTGGACGCAGACAGCAGGCTCCATGCTGCCCAACCGAGCACCACACTGGCCCTACAGACCCAAGTACCACATTGGCACCAATGGACCTAGGCTCCAGGCCTGCCCCAATAGACTCCAGTATGAGGATTGCCCCTACGGCCTCAGACCAGGCATACCCCGATGTATCCAGACAACAGGTCAACTCCACCAAGGTCAGCCCCCACAGATTAAGGTTCAAGGCCTGTCACTGTCACAGGAAGAGGTCAGCTCCTGTGGACCCAGGCTTCAGGTCTATCTCCACAGATCCAGTCACCAGGCCAAGTCCAGTGAACCCCAGCACCAGGCCAGCCCCTACAGGCACAGGCAGGTCTACTGCACAGACCCAATTAACAAGCCCAGCCCAGTGGCTCCTGGCACCAGATCAGACACCATGGATCCAAGTTTCAGGCCTGTCCCTGCAGTCTCAGGTACCAGGCCCACTCACCTGCTAAACCAAGCACCAGGTCAGCCTGCCTGAAGGCTCCAGGAGCAAGCCTTCCCATGGGCCTCACCAGCTGATCCACCCAGAATCTCTGGGCAGCTAGTTTGCGAATCCACAAGGACCACAAATAAGCAGGGAAACATGACACCACCATAGTAACAAAATAAAGCATGAGTAACCAACCCAAAAGAAATAGAGATCTGTAAActgcctgacaaagaattcaaaataatcatcttaaagctcagtgagctacaagaaagcaaaacaaaatcaggaaaacaatacaagaACAAAATGAGACAGGACAAAGAgctagaaaccataaaaaagaaccaaatagaaattctataCTTGAAAGACACAATGACTACATTTAAAAATGCCAGCACTTCAGTAGGAGACTTGATCAAGCAGAAGAATCAGTGAGTTCTAAGACTTGCTGTTCATTTGAAATCACCCAGAGGACCAAAAGAAAGTCTACAGGAATTATGGGGTACCAGCAAGGTATCAATATATGCATTATGGGAACCccagaagaggcagagaaagaaaaaggggaagacaggttatttaaaatataaaaatagggcttccctggtggcacagtggttgagagtccgcctgccgatgcaggggacacaggttcgtgccctggtctgggaagatcccacatgccacagagcggctgggcccgtgagccatggccactgagcctgcacgtctggagcctgtgctctgcaacgggagaggccacaacagtgagaggcctgcgtaccacaaaataaaaaatatatatatacatatatatatatatgaatagaaaATGTCCCTAATCTGGAGAGGGAAATGAACACCCATATCCATGCAGCCTAAATAACtccaaataattataataaaagtgtCAAGAGTTGAagacaaagagaattttgaaagcagcaatagaaaagcaaattgtcaaaaaaaaaaagaaaagcaaattgtcACATCCAAGGGCACCCCCCTAAGACTATTAACAGATGTCTCGGCAGAAACCTTGCAAGCcaagagagagtggcatgatatcttcaaagtgctgaaaggaaagacACTGCCAACCAAGAAAACTACACCTGGCAAAGCTGTCAttcagaaatgaagaggaaaaaaaaattcccatacAAACAAGGAGGGagtttaccactggaccaccttacaagaaatgctaaagggagttcttcaagttgaaatgaaaagatgctaagtAACAActtgaaaacatatgaaagtataaaactcagTGGTAAAAGTAAAGTCAGAATACTCTACTATAGTACAGTGGCATGTTAATAACAGAACTTTAGTATAAAGATTAAAggacaaagtattaaaaataactgtaactACAATTTATTATTGATACACGAAATAAAGAGATGTAAAGTGTGATATCAATTAACAttaaaggtggggggaggagaagttAAATCATAGAGATTTTGTATGTGGTCAAAGTTAAGTTCTTAGCTTGAAATAAAGTTATAAGATGTttttttatgtaagcctcatggtaaccacaaagaaaaaatgtgCAGTAGATAAACAAAAGATAGAGAAAGGGATCAGTGCATTGcactataaaaaaaaagcatcggggcttccctggtggcgcagtggttgagagtctgcctgccgatgcaggggacacgggttcgtgccccggtctgggaggatcccacatgccgcggagcggctgggcccgtgagccatggccgctgggcctgcgcgtccggagcctgtcctccgcaacgggaggggccacagcagtgagaggcccgcgtaacgcataaaaaaaaaaaaaaaaaaaaaaaaaaaaaaaaaaaaaaaaagcatcaaattATAAAGGAAGatagcaaagaaaggaaaaaagggacacacaaaaaacgaaaacaatgaacaaaatgtcaataaaaagaccttacctatcaataattactttaaatgtaaatgaaataaattatttaatccaAAGATAGTAGAGTAGCTGAATCAATCAGTAGCGTAGTTGAAGGGACTGAAAAACAGATCCAACTTTTTGTTACcaacaagagactcactttaagGATATCCAtaggctgaaagtgaaaggatggaaagagatatcCCATGCaatggtaaccaaaagagagctgggatggctatacttatatcagacaaaataggctttcaGTTGGAATCTGTCACAGAGAATAAAAAAGGTCACTATTATGATGTGGCCAATTcacaaagaagatataataattgtaaatatatatgcaccaaacatatgggcacttaaatatataaggcaaatattaacagaactgAACGGAGAAATAAACAGTAATACAGTATTAGTAGGGAACTTCAATACCCCATTATCGACAATGGATagttcatccagacagaaaacactACAGAACAAATGAATATAATGGACAtacatagaacattccatccaacagcagcagaatacatattttttctcaagcacacacggaacattctccaggatagatcatatgttatgGCACAAGTCTTAAcacatttaagaagactgaaatcatatcaagtatccttttgaccacaatattatgaaaataaaaatcattaacaggaggaaaattggaaaattcacaaatacatgaaaattaaacacaCTCTTTAACAAGCAATGGAtcagaaatcaaaagggaaatcgaAAAgtatcttgagaaaaatgaaaatagaagcaAAACATACAAAAGCAGATGGGCTAAAGCAAATGCAGtttcaagagggaagtttatagagataaaagcctatattttttttaaaaaaagaaagatcttaaGTAAACTACCTAACTTTAtgccttaagaaactagaaaaaagaagaattaaggcCAAAATCTGGAGGTGGAAAAAAGATAACATtagagcagatataaatgaaataaagactagaaagacaatagaaaagatcaataaaactgagttGGTCCTTTGAAAAGATGAAGTTGAAAAACTTTTAGCTAGTCTAatcaagtaaaaaaagaaagatagggcttccctggtggcgcagtggttgagtgtccgcctgctgatgcaggggacacgggttcgtgcccaggtctgggaagatcccacatgctgcggagcagctgggcccatgagccttggccactgagcctgtgctccgcaatgggagaggccacaacaatgagaggcccgcataccgcaaaaaaacaaaaaacaaaaaagataggactcaaataaataatgttataaacaAGAGAGAAGAGTTCCAATATTGCAGAGCAGGCAATGAAGAATTTGGAGCAGAAAGGCAGTAAATAGTTGGTACAGTATTTATAAATCCTtctaatacattaaaattaaagtagGCTAAAATGTGGACTGATGAGAACATCATGAATCATGGATTATGATTAATCCACTTTTgtccaaagaatttttaaaatttaattcctgGAAGAATACAAAAGAAGTGACAGCTATAGTTACCCCTGTGTAGGGAAAGCAGATGGTTATAGGACTAGATATTagggaacattttattttcacgTTATTTTGGGTAATTTTTGAACTTTTATAGTATCtgcttttatttcccatttttttaaactacaaaattAATGTAACAACAGAACAGACACACACTTTCATGGTTGGGAATCTACCAATAGAAACATAAGAATGACAATCTAAGAATGTTTATTGCACGATCATTTCTGGtgaaaaagaagtagaaacaatTTGAATGTCTACAGTAGGGAATGGCTCAAAATACTGGCATACATCCCATAGTAGAAATATTCTGAAACTTTAGAAAGAATGAGTCAGATCTACAGTATTGGCCTGGGAAAATGTCCACGATTATTTAAGTGTAAAGGGCAAAATGCCACGAAATATGTCACTATAGGGGGTAAATCCTTTCACAGACATCCAATAAACCCTTCATATGTGCAGATATGTTCGAGCACGAAGAAAGAAGCAACACACATACATATTGGTTATTTCAGGGATTTGTGGGAGGGGaagaaattgttttcattttatttctgcccCACTTCACTGGTTTCAGTGAAAAcaaatagttttataaaatttatttccagTATTGATCATTACAATAATTCAGAAATAGCACTGATACCAgagcaattttttccttttaataacttttccattttcccacttgaaaaaaaaaagagttcaaagaTTACTAAAATAAATCAATACTAATGAAACCCAGTATTTTACCAACATTttccttaaagaagaaaaaagtatatcCCCAAAAATAATTTCATGATACTAGACTtaggatggggagagaggaaaacTTACTGAAGTCTCAACAGTATGAAGTGTCTGATGTACATTAAATTGTAAGCCATGGTTAATGGCCTTCCCACATTCATATGGTTTCTTCCCAGAATGAATTCTCTGATGGTGTGAGAAGCTTGAATGATAGCTAAAGGtctttccacattccttacattcaaacggcttctcaccagtatgaattctctgatgttgaaTAAGGTGTGAATGAAGTCTAAAGGCCTTACCACATATACATTCATGAGGTTTCTcaccagtgtgaattctctgatgtctTTTGAGGTGTGAGCACTGCCTAAAagccttcccacattccttacactcatagggtttctcaccagtatgaatcCTCCGATGTACAGTAAGTTGTAAGCCATCAcaaaaggccttcccacattcactACATTCATAAGGTTTTTTGCCGGAATGAATTTTCTGATGGTGAGAGAAGCTTGAGTGATAGCTAAAGGCCTTTCCACATTCtctacattcatagggtttctcaccagtgtgaattctctggtgTATTGTAAGGTGTGATCGATGTCTGAAAGTCTTTCTacattctttacattcatagggtttctcaccagtatggAGTCGCAGATGTTCAGTAAGTTGAAAGCCACGAATAAAAGCCTTCCCACATtgcttacattcatagggtttttcaCCAGTATGAAGTCTCTGATGTTGAGTAAGCTGTGATCGCTGCCTAAAtgccttcccacattccttacattcataaggtttctcaccagtgtgaattctctgatgtagaATAAGTTCTGAGCCATAATTAAAGGTCTTCCCACATTCTTTACACTCACAGGGTTTCTCATGACTATGAAGTCTCTGACTTATGGTAGGGGATGATTGATGCCTGAAAGTCTTTCCACATTCTTTATATTCAAagggtttctcaccagtatggAGGTGCAGATGTTCAGTAAATTGAAAGCCACAAATAAAAGCCTTCCCACATTGCTTATATTCATAGGGTTTTTCACCAGTATGAAGTCTCTGATGTTGAGTAAATTGTGATAGCTGcataaaggccttcccacattccttacattcattgggtttctcaccagtgtgaattctctgatgtagaATAAGTTCTGAGCCATAATAAAAGGCCTTgccacattctttacattcatagTGTTTTTCACCTTTATGAATTCTCAAATGTTGTTTAAGTTGTGAGCAATGAATAAAGGCCTTCcaacattccttacattcattgCACTTGTtactattttgaattctctgttGTTTAGTAAGGTATGATGTATCAACAGTTTCTGCACATACCTTACATTCAGAAAGTTTTTCTTTAGAATGAGTTTTGTGATGACTAAAGAATAAATTGTAACTGAAGTTTTTTCTACATTCTTTACATTCAAAGATTTTCTGTCTATTATAAAATTCCTGAGTGAACAAAATATGTTGGCTAAAAATGGGCATGTGTTCATGGTTGATAATAAACTGCCTGAAATAGCCCTTCTGCTTTCCCTGTTGTCTCTCAAACTGACTTTCGCATGCCCAAATATCTCTGAAAATGGATTTCTCAGGACTATGGCTTTTAAATGGTTCCATGATAGCCCATTGGGATGATTCTGTctcataaatgtttctttttggaGATAACTTCTTGGCCTCACACTTGGACACCAAGTCTGAAAgataagaaacacattttaattgcTAGTTTTGTGTTACAAGAGAATTGAAATACCTCTggtagaaaagagagagaattgaaAATAATTCACATAAGAAATGAAAGGCTTGGGGAGCTCTTAAATACCATCATGCAATTGAATGAAAATAGAGTAAggagaatgcaaagaaatgaaagctCATGAAAGAAAAGTGAGGGCGTTAATTAACAAGTCAAGTCAGTGGTTCTGAAATTTTGAtccacatcagaatcaccttggGAATTTGTTGCAATTATGGATGTTTACAAAACATTCTAGATCACCTGAATCAGAGTCTACGAGTCTGTATATTTTAACACTCTCCACCAGGCCAAAGGATTATGTGATATCTGCTAGTTGTCCCCAAACATCTATTATTCCCCTTTTGTACACTGATTGAACCCTTGGTTTTTAGTTGAGAACAGGCTGCCCAATATAAACATTGCACTTCCCAGGACCCTTTGCAGCAGAATATGCCATGTAACTGGATTCTGCCTAAAGGAATGCAGAAGTATTATGTAGTAGCATCTgagaagttttttaatttttaaaaaaatttatttctttatttttggctgccttggccTTCGTTACtgccatgggctttctctagttgtggtgagcgggggctactctttgttgcagtgcacagacttctcatttcggtggcttctcttgttgcagagcacaggctctaggtgtgtgggcttcagcagttgtggaatgcgggctcagcagttgtggctcacggggtctagagcacaggctcagtagctgtggcgcacgggcttagctgctctgcggcatgtgggatcttcccagaccagggatcgaacccgtgtaccctgcattggcaggcggattcttaaccactgcaccaccagggaagtcctgagaactTTAAGAGTAAGCTTGCCCACACCCTATATCTGTTATTCTTCTGACTCCTCAGCAAAGCCAGCTGCAATGTACATTTGATGTCATGTCTGTCACAGATGATTTTGCAGAACAGAGTTGCCACTCCAGCCTGGActttaatgaaagagaaaattaaccCTCTATATAGTTTAAACTACAATTATTTGGGGGTCTCTGTCACATACAGCCAAAACTATATCCAAACTAATACAGCCTTCCATTGAACTGTTTGAGACCAACAGCTACATAAAGCATTCTATGCTAAcgcaatttatttttccattttcccaatgatgatcatttgggttgtttccagttgttgGCTATTATGGTTAGTACTGCTATCAACATCCATGCACATTTCTTTTGGTGGAAACAGGACTCCTTTCTTCTAGGTGTGAAATCAGATGATATGCATTTGTTCAGCTTCAGTTGACACTATGCAACAGTTTTCTAATTTACAATTCCATCAAACTCTAAAAGAGTTCCTGTTCTTCATATCCTCAGCAACACTTGTAATTGTCAATCTTCTTCTAAGCATCCTGGCAGATGTGTTGTGATATTGGATTGTGgtttaatttgtaaattttcaGGCTGAATACTTTgccatatgtttattggccaacTGGATATCTTCTTTAATAAATTGCCTATGCAGGTGTTTCgtccatttttattaattttttgggcaataaaatacatacaaaatccaccattttaaccattttgaagcATACAATTCAGTAACTTATAGTGTATTcccactgttgtgcaaccatccgatccctaattccagaatattttcatcatgccAGAAAGAAACCTCACACCCATGATCATGTTCTAttctcctccccgccccacccccagcaagCATCAATCTGCTTTATGTCTCTGAATTTGTCAAGAAATTTCATAAGCACGAAATCATAcaatgtgaccttttgtgtctgttcTCACTCagtatgttttcaaggttcagtgATGCTGTAGcacatatcagtacttcatttctttttatggctgagttatattttattgtacagataaccatattttgtttatccattctccagtTGAGGGACATCTGGGTAGTTTCTgggttgtatttttctttttgatttgtaggaattcttaATTTATTCTGGATATAACCAACTACATAatgcaagtatcttttcccactcTGGGGCTGGCCCTTTCACTCTCTTAATACTATGTTTTGAtaaacagaaattcttaattttaagatAGTCTAATcccaaattcataaaaatatactCATATAATCTTCCACAAGCTTTTACTATTTTACCTTTCATATTTAGATCTATAATCCACCTAGTGTGAGGTAGAAATCAAGATTCTTATTTTTCAATAGATatcagcaccacttactgaaaagaccatcctttcccTGACTCTGTGTTATATCAAATGACTTTGTATGTTAGTCATTTTCTCTGTAATCCactccaataaatatttcaaCTCCCATAGCTCTGTTGAAACATTTCTAGCTAAAGTAACTAACAAAATTACTTTACCAAAATCAGTGCTCAAATGCCAGTCAACACTCTATTTGACTCATTAGTAGCATCTGACACAACTGATCAATCCCTTTGCTTCCTGTATACCATATTCTCCTGGTTATCCTCCTACCGCTCTACTTATATTCAGTTCCCCTTAATGAATTCTCCTCCACTTCCTGACCTCTAAATGTTGGAATGTCCCAGAACTCAGCCTCTGGCCAGCCCTCAATCTACACTCTTTCCCTTAATAGCAGTCTGGCTTAAATACCAATAATACAATGCTAAGTCTTAAATTTATacctctaaaaatttttttaattatgataaaatacacataacataaaatttactatcttaccCACTTTTAAGTGTTTAGTGCAGTAGTGTTAATGtgcacactgttgtgcaaccaatctccagaactttttcaccttgcagaactgaaactctgtaccattAATAACTCCCTATTCTTCCCTCTTCcagttcctggcaaccaccattctactttctgtttctatggatttgactactctagatacctCAGATCactggagtcatacagtatttgttgttgtttttctgaatgtgactgacttatttcacttagcataatgtcctcaaggttcattcatgttgcagcGTGTGTCAggattacatacacacacacacacacacacacacacgaccaccacaccacattttgtttctccatttgtttgttgATGAAACCTagattgcttccaccttttggctactgtacataatgctgctaagaacatgtgtgtacaagtatctgtttaaGTTTAAGTTGGTAATTCTAGttataattttttgaggaaccaccatactcttttcccacagtggctgaaccatgttacactcccaccagcacaagggtttcagtttctccactgcCTCACCAATACTTATTATACTTGTTTTTTGACTgtaaccatcctaatgggtgtgaggtgatatttcactgtggtttggatttgcatttccccagtggctagtgatgttgagcatagtttcatgtgtttgctggtcatttacatatcttttttgaagaaatatctattcaaatccttttctcatttttaaaactgagttggtttgtttttggtaggagatattaaccccttgtcagatacgtgacttacaaaatattttttcctattccataggttgcattttcactttattgtgtcctttgatgTCTATACTTCTAGCTTTTATCTTACCCCTAAGCTCCATATTTATCACCTAATTGCCTAGTTGAAATCTTCATGTAAATATATGATAAGTACCTCAACCATAACATGTCCGAAGAGAACTTTCAAATCCCTTTTTTAGATTCATTCATACTCCAGCTTAacccatctcagtaaatgcaaCCATCTTTTACCAATAAGTTAAGCCAAAAGcctagtttttttcttcttactcaACTTACAGTCTATTAGCAAGCATGGTCAACTtgttctttaatatatatataatgacataATCATTTATCAGCACCACTTCTATTACAGTCTAAGCTACCATTGTTATACTACTGCAGTAACTCTCAAATTGGTCTCCTGCTCTCTTTCTTGTTCCACTAAACACGTCATATCTTAGTGACAACACATAACTTTTGCTCTCAAATGCCTCTAATAGTTTCCCAtcacatttaggaaaaaaagattcttaTAATGCTCTATAAGGTCCTATATCCCCTGGGCTCTCTCTACCCCTCTTACCAAAACGTGTAGGATGCAACTAAAGCCACATTTAGAGGAAAATCTATGGCCTTAAAtgcaaatagaaaaaataaattcttaaagtGAATCACCTAAACATTTATTTCAAGAAGTTAGAAGAAGAATAGCAAACTGAGACCTCAAAAAgtagaataaagtaaaaaacaaagataggcagaataaataaaacagaaacaaatatataataggATTTCTGGCAAGACTGGCCAAGAAAAATAGACTACCTTACAGATTAAAtgttaattacaaagaaaaaaaatacaatggcgTAACCTGGCAAACACCACCCAAACCAAGTGATCAAAGGTAACAACACTAATAATGGGACAGAATGACATTATGTGCCTCCGTAAATAATACACTGAGAAAGATAGGTCACCAATGCAATAATCCTACTAAAAATGTATAGCCTGAGTTTAATCTGGAAGAACCTACAAATATACTCTAATTGAAGGACATTCTATAAAAGTGGCCAGTATCCTTCAAAAATACCAGCCATAAAATCcaaagaaaggctgaggaacTTTTCAGATTGAAGTAAAGAGAAATGTAATGTGAGATCCTGAGTCAAGTGAAAAGGACAATATTTGGAAAATTAGTGGAATATAATACAGAcaataaatgacataatagatTTGGATAAATGTAAAATTTCCTGAATTTATGAAACGTAAGAGAATATCCTTGCTCTTAGGGAAGATAACTATTTAGGGTAAAGagacttaaatgaaataataaggaaaatatggCAAAATCTAGGTGAACAGCATATGGGAGATTTTTTTAGGTTATTTCGCACCTCTTCCATAAGTTTAAAATtaatccaaaataaatttttatttcataaaagagagaaaaggtacAAATAACCAATCTTAGGAATGAAAAGGGAAATATCATTACAAACAAATGCATCCCCTTACAGAGTTACATTCTACTGGGATAACATCTAATAAATGATTAGTAAATGAATTAGTAAGTCAGATGGCAAAAAAAtgcta
Above is a window of Phocoena sinus isolate mPhoSin1 chromosome 19, mPhoSin1.pri, whole genome shotgun sequence DNA encoding:
- the LOC116744573 gene encoding zinc finger protein 461-like isoform X1; translated protein: MAHGLVMFKDVAIDVSQEEWECLNPAQRNLYKDVMLENYSNLVSLGLSISKPAVISSLEQGKEPWMVMREVIGDQFPDLVSKCEAKKLSPKRNIYETESSQWAIMEPFKSHSPEKSIFRDIWACESQFERQQGKQKGYFRQFIINHEHMPIFSQHILFTQEFYNRQKIFECKECRKNFSYNLFFSHHKTHSKEKLSECKVCAETVDTSYLTKQQRIQNSNKCNECKECWKAFIHCSQLKQHLRIHKGEKHYECKECGKAFYYGSELILHQRIHTGEKPNECKECGKAFMQLSQFTQHQRLHTGEKPYEYKQCGKAFICGFQFTEHLHLHTGEKPFEYKECGKTFRHQSSPTISQRLHSHEKPCECKECGKTFNYGSELILHQRIHTGEKPYECKECGKAFRQRSQLTQHQRLHTGEKPYECKQCGKAFIRGFQLTEHLRLHTGEKPYECKECRKTFRHRSHLTIHQRIHTGEKPYECRECGKAFSYHSSFSHHQKIHSGKKPYECSECGKAFCDGLQLTVHRRIHTGEKPYECKECGKAFRQCSHLKRHQRIHTGEKPHECICGKAFRLHSHLIQHQRIHTGEKPFECKECGKTFSYHSSFSHHQRIHSGKKPYECGKAINHGLQFNVHQTLHTVETSVSFPLSPS